From Gossypium raimondii isolate GPD5lz chromosome 11, ASM2569854v1, whole genome shotgun sequence:
TAGGGTGGATTTTGGAACAATAGTGTCTCGGACTAAATGTATGAGGGCTAAGATTAGGGCTCTAGAACTAGTTCAAGGGAATCACAAAGCTCAATATGccaatatatatgattatttactTGAGTTAAGGAGAAGCAACCCTGGTACAACAACCATCTGTAAATTAGACTGTAGGCTATTTCAGAGGCTTTATGTATGCCTTGAAGCATGCAAATCAGGTTGGTTAACTGGTTGTAGGAGAATTTTAGGGTTAGATGGGTGTTGGCTGAAGGGATATTATGGTGGACATTTGCTTGCTGCTGTTGGGGTTAATGCCAATGATTGTATATATCCAGTGGCTTTTGCTGTAGTTGAGAGTGAAAACAAACAATCATGGTTTTGGTTCCTCGAGTTGTTACAGAGAGATTTAGAGATCGACAACTCCTACAATATATGTTTCATGTTTGACAAACAAAAGGTACTATAAAGTCATGGTATATgctaaattgtttatataaaaatgattgCTTAGCATgttgttttaattgttttacaGGGCTTAATAGAAGCGATTTCTTTGTTGTTCCCTAATGCTAAAGCAAGAAATTGTGCCAGACATctttacaataattttaaaaatatagaaggATTTAGAGGCCAAGTTATGCGCCTTACTTACTGGAAAGCTGCTAAAGCAACTTTTCCAAGACAATTTGAAGAAACAATGTTTGAAATGAGGTCACTGTCAGAATCTGCTGAGGCTTGGCTGCGTGACAAGGATCCAAGAACTTGGTCAAGAGCCCACTTCTCAACCAGATGCAAATCTGATCTACTACTGAACAACAACAGTGAATGTTTCAACaaggttaaaaattattttttaaatctgacTATTTATCACTTCATGTTGTATAATTGTTGTTTGAGTTATTTAAAGACTTACTCTCCTTGCAGATCATTTTAGAAGCTAGAGATAAACCTATCCTAACGATGTTAGAAATAATTAGAAGAAAAGTCATGACTAGTTTGGTTTCTATGAGAGAGGCTACTGAGAAGTATCCTAGACCTTTATGTCCAAGGATACAGAAGAAGTTGTCTGAAATTGTTAGTCAGTCCAATAAGTAAGTTTTGCTAACTCTTTTTTACTTAGCTTGAATTTTTTTGCTTGGATggaaaaatttttaactttaaaatgttacTTTGTTTATAGTATATGGCTGATATATGCTGGAAATGAGAAGTACGAGGTAGACTGTGGATTAGGCAACAAGTATGTGGTTGACCTCCTCAACTACTCCTGTTCATGTAGAAAATGGGATTTGTCAGGAATCCCATGTAAGCATGTTGTTTCTTGCATGCAATTACTTGCTGTGAGCCCTGAAACTTATGTAAATACATGTTATACTGTCACTACCCAGTTGAATATTTACAGCCACTTGATTAACCCTGTAAAAGGTAATAGccctaaaaacctaaaactttatgaaatattacttatttataaaatgtgtttaacatctttaaatttttgtgtATAGGTCCTATGCAATGGGAACATGTAAGGGACATGGAACCCATTCTTCCTCCCATAATTAGAAGGCCCCCAGAAAGACCCAAACAAACAAGGAGGAAGGAAATAGATGAAGTAATAAAGAGTGGATCAAAATTAAGCAAGACAGGACAGAAAGCTAATTGCAGCAAAAGTGGCAAACTAGGCCATAATACAAGGACTTGCAAAGGGATTGTTGGGGGTAACCAAATGGCAAGCCAATCAACGAGCCTGCAAAATTTGAACCAAGCCACTTCAATGGATAACACATCAAGCCAACCACCCTTAACCCAACAAAGCTCAAACCTGAGAGCAAATTTTAGGGCCAAATTACCTTTCAAAAGGAAATCTATTTTGTGAACAAAGAATATATCCTTTTAGAAGGGTTGTTGAATCATGTTAACAAtacattttatcttaattgagggtttgaaacaattttttttttgaaatgttaaacTATTGAACAATTACTTGAGAAATGGCTATTGGACATATTATATATTCACCTATTAGACAATTACTTTGAAGCCTGTTGTTTTAGTTACTGGATTGCAGGTAAGCATCCGTTTACTTGCCCTCGCAACCATGTGGAGTTTTAATTGTTGAAACATAGAACCTGAATTTGTGCGTGTATTTGGCATTTACAAGATAGTTGCAGGGgcattattattaaaataataatcatttgATAAAAAGTATATTAGTATGCAAGTGTATAACAACTTAAGTCATGGAAAGACTTTTGTATCAAAATCACATTCCAAAGCAGCAAATCATTAGAGACACGACCTAGGATACATTTTATGGAAAAATGACTTGACCCCCAAAACTTCCCCCTCGAGGCACTGGCAAGCTACACGGTTCAGCTTTAATAGCAGCAGAGTAAGCATCAATACCACTATCTGCCCACTCTGATCGATGTTTCTGTAAGAATCTGAGAAGTATTGCTGGCGGCACATTCTATAAAAAGAATAGAAGCATcggtttataaaaataaaattttgtttgacaCACGAATAAAAGCTGAGAAAGCTATATGATGGTTCATTATACCACAAATTTAATATCGAGGCCATCGTCACAACATTGGGAagaaaaaatagtttttcaTTGTTTAGTATTTGTAAATCTTCTGATGTAATTCATATG
This genomic window contains:
- the LOC128034723 gene encoding uncharacterized protein LOC128034723 → MEKFLTLKCYFVYSIWLIYAGNEKYEVDCGLGNKYVVDLLNYSCSCRKWDLSGIPCKHVVSCMQLLAVSPETYVNTCYTVTTQLNIYSHLINPVKGPMQWEHVRDMEPILPPIIRRPPERPKQTRRKEIDEVIKSGSKLSKTGQKANCSKSGKLGHNTRTCKGIVGGKHPFTCPRNHVEF